In Streptomyces sp. 71268, the DNA window CGACGCGGCCATCGCCCGGCTCGACGCCCACACCACCGTCTCCGAGGCCGACGCGGCCACCCACCGCGCCAAGCTGCCCGACATCACCACCCGGCTCGTCGGGCTGCCCAACGGCGTCCCCGCGACCGACGTCGAGCCCTCCGACGGCACCGCCAAGCTCGTCGTCGCCGCCGGCCGGCTGGTCCCGGTCAAGCGCTACGACCTGCTCGTCACCGCCTGGGCGACGGTCGCCGCCGCGCACCCGGACTGGAAGCTGCGGCTGTACGGGCGCGGCCCCCAGCACGCCGCGCTGCGCCAGCAGATCGACGACCTGGGCCTGGCCGACCACATCACCCTCATGGGCCCGCACGCCCCCATCGAGACCGAGTGGGCCAAGGGCTCGATCGCGGCCGTCACCTCCCGCGAGGAGTCGTTCGGCATGACGATCGTGGAGGCCATGCACTGCGGCGTGCCCGTGGTGGCCACCAACTGCCCGCACGGCCCCGGCGAGATCATCACGGACGGCGAGGACGGGCTGCTGGTCACCAACGGCGACGCGGACGCCGTCGCCAAGGGCCTGCTCTCCCTCATCGAGGACGACGACCGGCGCCGCCGGATGGGCCAGGCCGCCCGCGCAGCCGCCGCGCGCTACGCGCCCGAGCACGTGGCCGCCGCGTACGAGAAGCTGATCGGCGAGCTGTACGCGGCCCGTGGTCGGGCCGTGCCCCCGCGGGCCGCCGCCGGTTCGCGGGGCCAGCGCAAGCCGCTGACCGACGTCCTCAAGGCCACCGTCAAGAGCCTGGTGCGCAAGCCCCCGCTGCGACCCGTCGCCACCTGCCGGGCCGACGGCACGGGCCGCCTCACGCTCAGTGTGCGCGGCGCGGGCGTGCACGGGCCCAAGCTGGCCGTGACGCTGACCGACCGCGCCAAGGGCGACCAGTTCCACGTCCCGCTCCAGCAGCCGGCCGAGCCCGGCGGGGCCTGGACCGCGGTCGTGGACCACGAGCTGGTCCGGCTCACCGAGGGCCGCTGGGACCTGCACGTCGTCCGCGGCGACGGCGCCCGCCGCCGCCTGGCCTGCCACTACGCCGAGGGCCGAGGCTTGGTCAACGCGCGACCGCTGGACGGTACGCCGTTCACCTGGTGGGTGCCGTACACCACCGTGGACGGCTACCTGGCGCTGCGCACCTGGTACCGCGACGCGCACGCCGAGGCCCACACCGTGCACGCCGACGACGTCGGCGTCACCGTCACCTGCACCCTGCACGGCACCACGCTGGCCCAGGACGGCACCGGCGCCGCGCCCACCGTCATCGCCAAGCCGCGCACCGCGGGCAAGGCGTTCACCGCCCCGGTGACCGTGCTGGGCCCGGACCGGTTCCGCTTCACGCTGCGCTACGAGCAGGCGCACGCCACCCGCTCCGGCAAGGAGGCGGTCGACCCGGTCTGGGACGTCAGCCTCCAGCCGGGCGGCGACGGGCCCGCGATCCTGCGCGTCGGCCGCGTCCTCGGCGACGTCCTCGACCGCAACAAGACCGACCTCTACCCCACCGTGGGGGGCGTGCGGCCCTACTTCACCAAGGCCAACAACCTCGCCCTGACCAGCCCCAAGCGCACCGCGTAAGGCAACCCCCACGCCAGAGCGGGCGGGCCCGTCCCCCGGGCCCGCCCGCTCGTCCGTCCGCTCGTCCGCGTCCGACGCCCCCGCGCGGGACCGTCGGCCACCGGCCCACGGTCGCCGCTCAGCAGCAGCCCGCGGCCCCGCCCGCGCCCGGCAGCGTGCGCTTGTTCCGGGCCTCCCGGCTGCGCGCCGCGAGCAGGTCGTCGGCCGGGTAGCCGACCTCCTCCAGGGTCAGTCCGTGCGGGCGCACCACGTGCACGGCCGAGTCCCGCACCCCCGCGGCCAGCACCGCGCGCGGCCACTCCACCGGCCGGTGCCCGTCGCCCACGAAGAGCATCGCGCCCACCAGCGAGCGCACCATGTTGTGGCAGAAGGCGTCCGCCCGCACGGTCGCGGTGATCACCCCGTCCGCGCCGCGCTCCCAGGAGAACCGCTGGAGCGTACGGATCGTCGTCGCGCCCTCGCGCCGCTTGCAGTACGCCGCGAAGTCGTGCTCTCCGACGAGGTGCCCGGCCGCCTCGTTCATGGCCGCCACGTCCAGCGGCCAGTCGTGCCACAGCACGTGACCGCGCAGCAGCGGGTCCACGCCGCCCGGATGGTCGGTCACCCGGTACGCGTACCGCCGCCAGATCGCCGAGAAGCGGGCGTTGAAGCCCGCCGGCGCCGGCTCGAGGCGCCACACCCGCACGTCGTGCGAGAGCCGCCCGGCCAGCCGGCGCAGCAGCCGCTCCCGGTGCTCCTCCCAGACCTCGACGGGCAGGTCCACGTGCGCGACCTGCCCCCGCGCGTGCACCCCGGCGTCCGTGCGGCCGGCCACCGTCAGCTCGTACGTGCGGGACGAGCGCGTCACCGTGCGCAGCGCGTCCTCGATCTCGCCCTGTACGGTGCGCCGGTCGCCCGCCTGCCGGGCCCAGCCGGAGAAGTCCCTGCCGTCGTAGCTGAGGTCCAGCCGCAGCCGTACCTGCCCGGGGGCCGCCTCGTCGCTCACTCGCCGTCCTTGTCCACGCAGCATCCCTGTCTCATGCCGAACGGGCCCGCCCCAGAGAACTGGAACGGGCCCGTTGGCAACGTCTGTCTCACTCGCCCCGCCGTGGCGGGAGCGGCAATCAGGCGTCCTTGGCCTCGGTCTCGTCGGCGGCCTCGGCCGGGGCCTGCTCGGCCTCGCCCTTCTTGAGGTCCGCGACGGCCTCGTCGCCGGCGGCGTCCTTGGCGGACCGCTTGGTGGCGGCCTCAGCCTCACCCACGGCGGTCTGCTGCACGGTCAGCGCCTCGACCAGCTCGATGACGGCCATGGGCGCGTTGTCGCCACGGCGGTTACCGATCTTGGTGATGCGGGTGTAGCCACCCGGGCGGTTCTCGTAGCGCGGCGCGATCTCCGTGAAGAGGGTGTGCACGACACCCTTGTCGCGGATGGTCTGCAGCACCAGGCGACGGTTGTGCAGGTCGCCCTTCTTCGCCTTGGTGACCAGGCGCTCGGCGACCGGACGCAGGCGGCGGGCCTTGGCCTCGGTCGTCTTGATGCGGCCGTGCTCGAACAGCGCCGTGGCGAGGTTCGCGAGCAGCAGACGCTCGTGCGCGGCGCTGCCGCCCAGACGGGCACCCTTGGCAGGCTTCGGCATGGTGTTTCTCCTCGGTGTCTGCACCGGCCGTATCAGGTACCGGTGTCAGTTCCCGGACGGACGATCGTCCGCCGGAACCCGGGCTCGCGCCCGGGAAGTCTCGCTGCGTTCCCGGCCGGGACGCGGGGCTGGCCCCCACCCCGGCCGGGAGCGGCTCAGTACTGCTCGGTCTCGACGAACCCGGCGTCCGCGTCGTCGTCGGCGCCGAAGGCGTCCGCGGCGGCGGTCGGGTCGAATCCGGGCGGGCTGTCCTTGAGCGCCAGGCCCATGCCGGCCAGCTTCGCCTTGACCTCGTCGATCGACTTGGCGCCGAAGTTGCGGATGTCGAGCAGGTCCGCCTCGGAGCGGGCCACCAGCTCGCCCACCGAGTGGATGCCCTCACGCTTGAGGCAGTTGTACGAGCGGACCGTGAGCTCCAGCTCCTCGATCGGCAGCGCCAGGTCGGCGGCGAGCGCGGCGTCCGTCGGGGACGGGCCCATGTCGATGCCCTCGGCGTCCACGTTCAGCTCGCGGGCCAGGCCGAACAGCTCGACCAGGGTCTTACCGGCCGACGCCATGGCGTCACGCGGGCGCATGGCCTGCTTGGTCTCGACGTCGACGATCAGCTTGTCGAAGTCGGTGCGCTGCTCGACACGGGTCGCCTCGACCTTGTAGGTGACCTTGAGGACCGGCGAGTAGATCGAGTCGACCGGAATGCGGCCGATCTCCTGGCCGACCTGCTTGTTCTGCACGGCGGAGACGTAGCCGCGACCGCGCTCGACGGTCAGCTCCATCTCCAGCTTGCCCTTGCCGTTCAGGGTGGCCAGGACCAGGTCCGGGTTGTGCACCTCGACGCCGGCCGGCGGGGCGATGTCCGCGGCGGTGACCAGGCCGGGGCCCTGCTTGCGCAGGTACATCACGACCGGCTCGTCGTGCTCCGAGGAGACGACGAGCTGCTTGATGTTGAGGATGAGGTCGGTGACGTCCTCCTTGACGCCCGGCACGGTGGTGAACTCGTGCAGGACCCCGTCGATCCGGATGGACGTGACCGCCGCACCGGGGATCGAGGAGAGGAGCGTACGACGCAGGGAGTTACCGAGGGTGTAGCCGAAGCCCGGCTCCAGCGGCTCGATCACGAACCGGGAGCGGTACTCGTCTACGACCTCTTCGGTCAGAGAGGGACGCTGAGCGATCAGCATGAGGTGTTGCCTCCAGTCTTCGGCACCCACTATTTGATGCCGACGGATACTGCAAGGGTACGGGCGGTACGCCGCCGTGATGGAGGTGTACCGCCCGTGACCCGTGAGCGACTACCGTCCGTAGCGCGGGTGCGCTGCTTCGGGTAGCGACTCGACTTCTAGCCCAACCGGTCCGTCAGACCCGGCGCCGCTTCGGGGGGCGGCAGCCGTTGTGCGGGGTCGGCGTGACGTCCTGGATGGAGCCGACCTCCAGGCCGGTGGCCTGGAGCGAACGGATCGCGGTCTCACGGCCGGAGCCGGGACCCTTGACGAAGACGTCCACCTTGCGCATGCCGTGCTCCTGCGCGCGGCGCGCGGCCGACTCGGCGGCCATCTGCGCGGCGAACGGGGTCGACTTGCGCGAGCCCTTGAAGCCGACGTGGCCGGCAGAGGCCCAGGAGATCACGTTGCCCGTGGGGTCGGTGATCGAGACGATCGTGTTGTTGAACGTGCTCTTGATGTGAGCGTGCCCGTGGGCGACGTTCTTCTTCTCCTTGCGGCGCACCTTCTTGGCGCCAGCCGTACGGCTCTTCGGAGGCATTCTGATGAACTCCCGTGGAGGTGATCGGTCCTACAGCTCGGACCGCGAACTGCTCGCGGGGACCGGGGGTAAGCCCCCGGGCCGCGGCGCGTCCGGTGCGGACTACTTCTTGCCCGGCTTCTTCTTGCCGGCGATGGCGCGACGCGGGCCCTTGCGGGTGCGGGCGTTGGTGCTCGTGCGCTGACCGTGGACCGGCAGGCCACGACGGTGACGCAGACCCTGGTAGCAGCCGATCTCGACCTTGCGGCGGATGTCGGCCTGGATCTCACGACGGAGGTCACCCTCGGTCTTGAGGTTGGCGTCCACGTACTCGCGGATCTTGACCAGGTCCTCTTCGGCCAGGTCGCGCACGCGGGTGTCCGGGTTGACGCCGGTGTTCTTCAGGGTCTCCTGGGCACGGGTGCGACCAATGCCGAAGACGTAGGTGAGGGCGACCTCCACGCGCTTTTCGCGCGGGAGGTCAACGCCTGCGAGGCGTGCCATAAATCTGGCTCCAGTTGCTATTCGGAGGTCTTCCGCAACACCACTCCCGGGCCTGTGTCACCACGGCCACCGGGTCCCCGGCCTCCGCCGGGGGTGTCGTCCCCTGCGAGGAGGAGACGGGTGATTGCGTATGTACGAGTTGCTCGCGTCGCGCGAAGGTACTGCGAGGTGCGGGTCGTGCGTCAGCCCTGGCGCTGCTTGTGGCGCAGGTTGTCGCAGATGACCATGACCCGGCCGTGACGGCGGATCACCTTGCACTTGTCGCAGATCTTCTTGACGCTCGGCTTGACCTTCATGGGTGTGAGGTTCTCCGGGTCGTGCCATCGCCCCACGGGAGCGGGACGGCAGCGAGATCTACTTGTAGCGGTAGACGATGCGTCCGCGCGTCAGGTCGTAGGGAGACAGCTCCACCACGACCCGGTCGTCAGGGAGGATGCGGATGTAGTGCATGCGCATCTTGCCACTGATGTGCGCGAGGACCTGGTGACCGTTCTGGAGCTCCACCTTGAACATGGCGTTCGGGAGGGACTCGATCACGGTGCCCTCGATTTCGATGGCACCTTGCTTCTTGGCCACGCTTCGCCCTTCGAATCGGCTACCTTGATCAACTCTCGACACGATCACGCGCTCGCACGCCTCCGACCGAGGGAAACGAATGCGGGCGCGCGGATATACGAGAGCCGACGCATCAGTCTACGTCAGGGCTTCCCGAAAGACGAATCCAGGTCTTCTGCCCGTACGTGGAGATCCTTAAGCAACGCCCCGCTCAGGGGCCGCCCCGGCCGGCCGCGCCGCCACCGGCCCCGCCACACCAGCGCCCAGGCCCCGCGCGACGCCGACACCGAGCCGGGCCGCGGCCCGGCTCCAGCCTCCGCGTCAGGCCGACGCGGCAGGCCGACGCGGCAGGCCGACGCGTCAGGCCGACGCGAGCGGGTCCGGCGCCGTCGTCACGCCGTACTCCGCCAGCTTCGCCTTACCGCCGTCCACCGCGGTCAGCACCAGCGGGCCCTCCTCGGTCAGCGCCACCGAGTGCTCCCAGTGGCTCGACCAGGAGCCGTCGTCCGTCTTGACCGTCCAGTCGTCGGCGAGCACGTGTGTGGCCGCCGTGCCCAGGCTCACCATCGGCTCGATCGCGATGCAGAAGCCCGGCACCAGCTTCGGACCCTTGCCGCGCTTGCGCGTGACGTAGTTCAGCAGATGCGGCTCCATGTGCATCTCGCTGCCGATGCCGTGGCCGCCGTAGTCCTCGATGATCCCGTACCGGCCGGACGCCGGACGCGGCTGCCGGCGGATGTAGCCCTCGATCGCCTTGGAGATGTCCACCAGCCGGTTGCCCTTGCGCACCGCGGCGATCCCGGCCCACATGGACTCCTCGGTCACCCGGCTCAGCTCGTGCAGCTCCGGCGCGTGGCCCTCGCCCACGAAGGCCGTGAACGCCGCGTCGCCGTGCCAGCCGTCGACGATGGCGCCGGCGTCGATGGAGATGATGTCGCCGTCCTTCAGGACCGTCTCCCGGTCCGGGATGCCGTGCACCACCACGTCGTTCACCGACGTGCAGATCGTGGCCGGGAAGCCCCCGTACCCCAGGAAGTTCGACTTCGCGCCGGCGTCGGCGAGCACCTTGCGGGCGGCCTCGTCCAGGTCCCTGGTGGTGGCGCCCACGACGGCCGCCTCCCGGCACGCCTGGTGGACGCGCGCGACGACCAGCC includes these proteins:
- the rpsM gene encoding 30S ribosomal protein S13, whose product is MARLAGVDLPREKRVEVALTYVFGIGRTRAQETLKNTGVNPDTRVRDLAEEDLVKIREYVDANLKTEGDLRREIQADIRRKVEIGCYQGLRHRRGLPVHGQRTSTNARTRKGPRRAIAGKKKPGKK
- the rpsK gene encoding 30S ribosomal protein S11, with product MPPKSRTAGAKKVRRKEKKNVAHGHAHIKSTFNNTIVSITDPTGNVISWASAGHVGFKGSRKSTPFAAQMAAESAARRAQEHGMRKVDVFVKGPGSGRETAIRSLQATGLEVGSIQDVTPTPHNGCRPPKRRRV
- the rplQ gene encoding 50S ribosomal protein L17; protein product: MPKPAKGARLGGSAAHERLLLANLATALFEHGRIKTTEAKARRLRPVAERLVTKAKKGDLHNRRLVLQTIRDKGVVHTLFTEIAPRYENRPGGYTRITKIGNRRGDNAPMAVIELVEALTVQQTAVGEAEAATKRSAKDAAGDEAVADLKKGEAEQAPAEAADETEAKDA
- the truA gene encoding tRNA pseudouridine(38-40) synthase TruA; the protein is MSDEAAPGQVRLRLDLSYDGRDFSGWARQAGDRRTVQGEIEDALRTVTRSSRTYELTVAGRTDAGVHARGQVAHVDLPVEVWEEHRERLLRRLAGRLSHDVRVWRLEPAPAGFNARFSAIWRRYAYRVTDHPGGVDPLLRGHVLWHDWPLDVAAMNEAAGHLVGEHDFAAYCKRREGATTIRTLQRFSWERGADGVITATVRADAFCHNMVRSLVGAMLFVGDGHRPVEWPRAVLAAGVRDSAVHVVRPHGLTLEEVGYPADDLLAARSREARNKRTLPGAGGAAGCC
- the map gene encoding type I methionyl aminopeptidase, with protein sequence MLEIKTPEQIAKMREAGLVVARVHQACREAAVVGATTRDLDEAARKVLADAGAKSNFLGYGGFPATICTSVNDVVVHGIPDRETVLKDGDIISIDAGAIVDGWHGDAAFTAFVGEGHAPELHELSRVTEESMWAGIAAVRKGNRLVDISKAIEGYIRRQPRPASGRYGIIEDYGGHGIGSEMHMEPHLLNYVTRKRGKGPKLVPGFCIAIEPMVSLGTAATHVLADDWTVKTDDGSWSSHWEHSVALTEEGPLVLTAVDGGKAKLAEYGVTTAPDPLASA
- a CDS encoding DNA-directed RNA polymerase subunit alpha yields the protein MLIAQRPSLTEEVVDEYRSRFVIEPLEPGFGYTLGNSLRRTLLSSIPGAAVTSIRIDGVLHEFTTVPGVKEDVTDLILNIKQLVVSSEHDEPVVMYLRKQGPGLVTAADIAPPAGVEVHNPDLVLATLNGKGKLEMELTVERGRGYVSAVQNKQVGQEIGRIPVDSIYSPVLKVTYKVEATRVEQRTDFDKLIVDVETKQAMRPRDAMASAGKTLVELFGLARELNVDAEGIDMGPSPTDAALAADLALPIEELELTVRSYNCLKREGIHSVGELVARSEADLLDIRNFGAKSIDEVKAKLAGMGLALKDSPPGFDPTAAADAFGADDDADAGFVETEQY
- a CDS encoding glycosyltransferase, which translates into the protein MKISFLLHNVYGIGGTIRSTFNVAGALAEHHEVEIVSLMRTAEAPSLPLHDAVRVVNLIDLRKGRSSDADNPLLKQITPRIPAAEANGTVNFNALTDERVAAFLDSTDADVVIATRPGLLIYLAELGRGRGRDFLRIGQEHRLYETHKPALRAACDAAIARLDAHTTVSEADAATHRAKLPDITTRLVGLPNGVPATDVEPSDGTAKLVVAAGRLVPVKRYDLLVTAWATVAAAHPDWKLRLYGRGPQHAALRQQIDDLGLADHITLMGPHAPIETEWAKGSIAAVTSREESFGMTIVEAMHCGVPVVATNCPHGPGEIITDGEDGLLVTNGDADAVAKGLLSLIEDDDRRRRMGQAARAAAARYAPEHVAAAYEKLIGELYAARGRAVPPRAAAGSRGQRKPLTDVLKATVKSLVRKPPLRPVATCRADGTGRLTLSVRGAGVHGPKLAVTLTDRAKGDQFHVPLQQPAEPGGAWTAVVDHELVRLTEGRWDLHVVRGDGARRRLACHYAEGRGLVNARPLDGTPFTWWVPYTTVDGYLALRTWYRDAHAEAHTVHADDVGVTVTCTLHGTTLAQDGTGAAPTVIAKPRTAGKAFTAPVTVLGPDRFRFTLRYEQAHATRSGKEAVDPVWDVSLQPGGDGPAILRVGRVLGDVLDRNKTDLYPTVGGVRPYFTKANNLALTSPKRTA
- the infA gene encoding translation initiation factor IF-1 translates to MAKKQGAIEIEGTVIESLPNAMFKVELQNGHQVLAHISGKMRMHYIRILPDDRVVVELSPYDLTRGRIVYRYK
- the rpmJ gene encoding 50S ribosomal protein L36, with protein sequence MKVKPSVKKICDKCKVIRRHGRVMVICDNLRHKQRQG